CAACTTGGCCAGGTAGAAAGGATTCGATCCGGGCGGGTCCTCGCAGCGCTTGGAACGCAGGGTCGCGCCGTTTTTCAGCAGGACTTCCACCGACTTCGGGAAATGTCGTCGGATAGCCGTATTGAGCGGGGGGCCAGGGCTGTTGCGACTGCACAGATTCGGATTGGCGTCATATTCGAGGAGAAGGGCCAGTGATGCGGCCGCCTCCTCGTCCGACTTGGCCCGGATCACCACATTCTGGATGAGGTAGTTGGTTTTGTCGGCCGAATCCCCAACTCCGATCATCGGCTTCAGATCCGGCAGCGCTCCCCGCTCCAACAGGTAGCGGGCCACCTCCATGTCTTTGGTGTAGAAGGCGCAGTCCAGAGGGGAGTAGCAGGGCAGGACCTTGCCGTAAGGATGGTTCATCTCCCACTGGAAGTCATCTTCATCGTAGGTCGCGATCGCCTGATCGAGAAGTTCGATCTTCTTGCTGCTCGGCTGCTGCCGTTCGAAGTAGACGATACTTGTCAGGTTGGGACCGCAGGCGGTTAAAAGCGGGATACACATTGCCAGAAAAAAGAGAAATTTCATGCTACAGCCTCCCAAGAAATTTAGGGCAGAGCATAACATACATCAATGGCGCCATGCGCCATCAAATACCCCACCTGCAGCCCGCCACTTATTTCTATCCTTTCCCGGGTCGTGCTAAAAAAGGAAGTCCTTAAAAATATTGGGGTAGTAAACAGAATTGAAGTGCGTAATAATGTTTTCCTTTTGAGGAATCCCATGACAGCATCCAAGAAAACTGTTGAGATCTTCAGCGACGGGGCCTGTTCCGGCAACCCCGGTCCCGGAGGTTGGGGCACCCTTCTGCGCTATGCCGGGCAGGAGAAGGAGCTGTCCGGCTTCGACCCGCAGACGACCAACAACCGCATGGAGATGATGGCCGCTATCGCCGGTCTTGAAGCGCTCAAACGCCCCTGCCAGGTTCACCTGACCACCGACTCCCAATACCTTTACAAAGGCATGACCGAGTGGATTCAGGGCTGGATTCGCAAAGGCTGGAAAAACTCCAAGAAAGAAGAGGTGCTTAACCGCGACCTCTGGGAGCGTCTGCTGGCTGCCGTGAACGGGCATCAGGTCACCTGGGCCTGGGTGCGCGGACACGCCGGTCACCCCGAAAATGAACGCTGCGACGAACTGGCCCGCACCGCCATTGTTGAAGGTCTTGCCCGCCGGGGTTAATATCCCCCATTAGACAATTTCCTACTTTGTGTTATTGTTCCAAGTGGCTGTCTATTCGGTTGCTTACAGCCGCATCAGCACCGATCCTGATAGCCGTTTCACTGGGCAACCTTCGGCTTCCCGTACC
The sequence above is a segment of the Desulfuromonas sp. KJ2020 genome. Coding sequences within it:
- the rnhA gene encoding ribonuclease HI, translating into MTASKKTVEIFSDGACSGNPGPGGWGTLLRYAGQEKELSGFDPQTTNNRMEMMAAIAGLEALKRPCQVHLTTDSQYLYKGMTEWIQGWIRKGWKNSKKEEVLNRDLWERLLAAVNGHQVTWAWVRGHAGHPENERCDELARTAIVEGLARRG